The following DNA comes from Deltaproteobacteria bacterium.
CACGGTAACACGATCCCCCGGCAAAATTCGTATAAAATGCATGCGCATTTTGCCGGAGACATGGGCCAAAACTTTATGCCCATTATCCAACTCAACCTGAAACATCGCATTTGGCAATGTTTCCAAAACTTTTCCCTCAACTTGAATTAACTCTTCTTTTGCCATTTGATCATCGGACTCCGCAAACTCTTCGAGTTTGCTTCGCGGCCGGCTAAGCCGGCCATGGTTATCGGACTCCGCAAACTCTTCGAGTTTGCTTCGAGGCCGGCTA
Coding sequences within:
- the infA gene encoding translation initiation factor IF-1, with translation MAKEELIQVEGKVLETLPNAMFQVELDNGHKVLAHVSGKMRMHFIRILPGDRVTVELSPYDLTRGRITFRVK